In bacterium, the genomic stretch GGGGACGTTCCTGCCTTTCGTCCCCGGTGGCGCCGCGTCGGCGCGTCCCTCACGGAATCTGCCGAATCAGCGTCAGAAACTCCCCCCGCGTCTTCGGATCGTTCTTGAAGCACCCGAGCATCTCGCTCGTCACCGCGTTGGAGTTCTGCTTCTGGATGCCGCGCATCATCATGCACAGGTGCTGGGCCTTGAGCACGACGGCCACGCCGAGGGGCTGCAGGTTGTCCATGAGGCAGGTGGCGATCTGGGCGGTCATGCGCTCCTGGACCTGCAGGCGGCGGGCGTAGGCCTCGACCACGCGGGCGATCTTCGACAGGCCGACGATCTTGCCGGCGGGGATGTAGGCCACGTACGCCTTGCCGAAGAAGGGCAGCATGTGATGCTCGCACACGCTGTAGAAGTCGATGTCGTTGACCACGACCATCTCCTTGCCCTCGGCCTGGAAGAGCGCACCGCGCACCATCTCCCCCGGATCCTGCTGGTAGCCGGCGGCGATTTCGCCCCAGGCCCGCGCCACCCGCTGCGGCGTCTTGACGAGGCCCTCGCGGTCGGGGTCTTCCCCGATCTCGACGAGCATCTGGCGGATCAGCTTCTCCATGGCCAACTCCCGTGGGCAAGGGTTCCGGTGCGCCGCGTGCAGGGTGCACGGCCGGAAGCGCTCCCGCGGCGGGACCGCGGGTGTGACGGCAACGATACGGTCCCCCGCGCCGCCGTCAAGGGGCGCTTCCCCGGCAGGCCTCCCACCGGTGGCACGGAAGGTGCTACAACGGTTTCGAGACGGCGCCTTCACGGCAAAATGCCTCTCGCACAAAGGGCTGCGGAACCCGAGATCATGGCGGTACGGCGATCCCCCCGTCCGCTGCCGGATCCGACGCAGCCCTTTATTTTGCCATACATGATCAAAATGGCCTAAATATCGACAATACAAATCATTATCACCTTTTTTGCCTTGCCTCGCCCGCGCAGCAAACTAATTTTGAAACTTGTTAATCCTCTACCAACTCCCTCTTCGCAAGGAGCCTGCCGTGGGGAACAGGATCGTCTACGCCAAGGAACTCGCGCCGAAGACCCGCCTGCTCGAGGTCGAGGCCGACCACATCGCCAAGCGCGGCCAGGCCGGGCAGTTCATCATCCTGCGCGTCAACGACGAGGGGGAGCGCATTCCCCTGACCATCGCCAACCGCAACCCGGACAAGGGCACGATCACCCTGGTCTACCAGGAGGTCGGCAAGACGACCGAGATGCTCTCGCAGCTCGACGTCGGCGATGAGATCCACGACCTGGCCGGTCCCCTGGGCAAGGCGACGGAGATCCCCACGGGCAAGACGGTGTGCTGCGTCGGCGGCGGCATCGGCAACGCGGTGGTGTGGCCGCAGGTGCAGGCGCTGAAGGAGTCGGGCAACCGGGTCATCGCCATCCTCGGCGCCCGGACCAAGGAGCTCCTCATCCTCGAGGAGGAGATCATGAGCCTCGCCGACGTCACCATCACGACGACCGACGACGGCAGCTACGGACGCAAGGGCATGGTCACCCACGCCCTGGAGGACCTCATCGACGAGGGCGAGAAGATCGACGAGGTGATCACCATCGGCCCGGTGGTCATGATGAAATTCGTCTGCCGGACGACCGAGCCCCACGGCATCCCCACCCAGGCCTCCCTGAACCCGATCATGGTGGACGGCACCGGCATGTGCGGCGCCTGCCGCGTCACGGTGGGCGGCGAGACGCGCTTCGCCTGCGTCGAGGGTCCGGAGTTCGACGGCCACCAGGTCGACTTCGACGAGCTGATCACGCGGCTGGCCTACTACCAGCCCGAGGAGCGCGCCGCGAGCGACGCCTATCACCGGTGCCGCATGGAAGAAGCCGCCGACAAAGCCACCGCCGAGCACCTCGGCACCGACCGGTAGGGAGGCCGACATGAGCGACCAGAAGAAGCGCGAGATCAACAAGGCCAGGACCAAGACGCCCATGCGCGAGCAGGCCCCCATGGACCGCATCCTCAACTTCGAGGAGGTGCCCCTGGGCTACAACGAGATCGAGGCGACGCAGGAGGCCCTGCGCTGCATCGACTGCAAGAACAAGCCCTGCGTGGCCGGCTGCCCGGTGGGCATCGACATTCCGGCCTTCCTGAAGCTCGTCGGCGAGAAGAACTTCGAGGGGGCCCTGCGCAAGATCAAGGAGAAGAACTTCCTGCCGGCCATCTGCGGGCGCGTGTGCCCCCAGGAGGACCAGTGCGAGATGGTGTGCACCCTGAACAAGCCCGAGAAGGGCCGCGAGCCGGGCGGCATCGGGCGTGTCGAGCGCTTCCTCGGGGACTACGCCATGGAGCACAACCTGAGGATCACGCCCGAGATCGCGCCGTCGACCGGCAAGACGGTGGCCATCATCGGGTCCGGTCCGGCCGGCCTGACGGCGGCCAGCGACCTGGCGCAGAAGGGCCACAAGGTCACCGTGTTCGAGGCCCTGCACAAGCCGGGCGGCGTGCTCTTCTACGGCATCCCCCAGTTCCGCCTGCCCAAGGAGATCCTGCTGCGCGAGATCGACGGCATGAAGGACATGGGCGTCGAGTTCGTCATGAACTACCCCGTGGGCAAGGCCGAGCCGCTGGACTCGATCCGCAAGCGCTTCGACGCCGTGTTCATCGGCACGGGCGCGGGCCTGCCCTGGTTCCTGGGCATCCCGGGCGAGAACCTCAACGGCGTCTACAGCGCCAACGAGTTCCTGACGCGGGTGAACCTGATGCGGGGCTACAAATTCCCCGACGGGTCGGACACGCCGGTCAAGAAGATCAAGCGCATCGCCGTGATCGGCGCGGGCAACACGGCCATGGACTCGGCCCGCACCGCCAAGCGGCTGCAGCCCGAAGTGGTGTACCTGGTGTACCGCCGCAGCCGCCTGGAGATGCCCGCGCGGCTCGAGGAGATCC encodes the following:
- the folE gene encoding GTP cyclohydrolase I FolE, encoding MEKLIRQMLVEIGEDPDREGLVKTPQRVARAWGEIAAGYQQDPGEMVRGALFQAEGKEMVVVNDIDFYSVCEHHMLPFFGKAYVAYIPAGKIVGLSKIARVVEAYARRLQVQERMTAQIATCLMDNLQPLGVAVVLKAQHLCMMMRGIQKQNSNAVTSEMLGCFKNDPKTRGEFLTLIRQIP
- a CDS encoding sulfide/dihydroorotate dehydrogenase-like FAD/NAD-binding protein yields the protein MGNRIVYAKELAPKTRLLEVEADHIAKRGQAGQFIILRVNDEGERIPLTIANRNPDKGTITLVYQEVGKTTEMLSQLDVGDEIHDLAGPLGKATEIPTGKTVCCVGGGIGNAVVWPQVQALKESGNRVIAILGARTKELLILEEEIMSLADVTITTTDDGSYGRKGMVTHALEDLIDEGEKIDEVITIGPVVMMKFVCRTTEPHGIPTQASLNPIMVDGTGMCGACRVTVGGETRFACVEGPEFDGHQVDFDELITRLAYYQPEERAASDAYHRCRMEEAADKATAEHLGTDR
- the gltA gene encoding NADPH-dependent glutamate synthase encodes the protein MSDQKKREINKARTKTPMREQAPMDRILNFEEVPLGYNEIEATQEALRCIDCKNKPCVAGCPVGIDIPAFLKLVGEKNFEGALRKIKEKNFLPAICGRVCPQEDQCEMVCTLNKPEKGREPGGIGRVERFLGDYAMEHNLRITPEIAPSTGKTVAIIGSGPAGLTAASDLAQKGHKVTVFEALHKPGGVLFYGIPQFRLPKEILLREIDGMKDMGVEFVMNYPVGKAEPLDSIRKRFDAVFIGTGAGLPWFLGIPGENLNGVYSANEFLTRVNLMRGYKFPDGSDTPVKKIKRIAVIGAGNTAMDSARTAKRLQPEVVYLVYRRSRLEMPARLEEIHHAEQEGIDFHLLHSPIEIVDDGKGAVGAIRCQEMELGEPDASGRRRPVPIEGKVREFAVDTVVISIGQGPNPLLSADCPELARDAKKGTIVIDENMQTSFDNVFAGGDIVTGGATVILAMGQGRVAADAMHRYLTTGDPNDPAGRTGEVCPNLM